TACTGTAAAGGTCTTTTACTCAAACtgctaaaaaaaatctcaaaacatAAAAAGACAATAAGAATGAGTATAACAAAACTTCAAATAAAGTCAATACAAACTTTGATTCTCACCTGTGCCTTCATTATTTAATGTATCTCCTTCATAGAAGACTGAAGATTAAACGTTCAATGGTAAAAAATATGAGTATTGCATTCAATTTTAATGACAAGTTCTGCCATAGCTATTTACAACATGATAACGCTTTGAGAAATATAAACATGTGTTTTTGAAAAAGGAATAAATCAAAggctttaattattaaaaatttattgagaCCATCATATGAAAATGTTAATTTCATATTATATCATTATGTAAAGCTTATTGTAATATGTTTTCCTTATTCAAAATCAATTTCAATTTCAACTAAGTTATAAACAAGGTAATGAAACTGCTGCAGTGAAATGTGATTCCAACAGGTCCTgggaaatatttatcatttctaaatatttctaattaaaataaTCACTGGCACGAATCTTTGACAGAAGAACTGAAAGgtataaaaatatgcaaaagacCTCCCTGAATTTGAAGTCATAATAATCTCTTTTAAGTGCAAAATTATTATTGATaacatataatttaatatagttatattaagaattatataaaacaattcatttaatatATCTAGGTAAATACAGAAAGTAACTATAATTAagataatttatttatctttcttttataagtAGGATGTTTCTGAATAAAACCACAATGAGTTTTTGAAATGTTGCTTTTAGAGTCACTAGTTAAAGGAAACTATACAATAAGAAACTGCCTAATTATCTTATGTTTGAATGAACAGGTTTATTATTCTATAGGAAAAGATGTTAGAACTAGGTTTCACAGgtataacatttttataattaaatcatagaatattatattcataaGAGAATATTATGCTTGACCAGTAATCAAAATTCATTGCCTTTATTTTTGTACTTACTCACAATAAGATGTTTGTAATGATGAAAtatagcttattttatttttacttttctaatggagaaagaaattatcaatttactatatatatatatgtatatatatacaaatatatatatatatgtatatatatatatatatatacatacttaacATGTAGAGTTTTCTTTACATTCAACCATGTCAAGGTTGAATTGTCTTGAGTTCTAACCATGATTTGAGTTAAAAATTCAGCAAATGTATAAATGATCTAATTTAAATTTCCTATATAAGAAGAAAAACTAACAGTAGCTATAAATGATGACCATGTAAGGAGTCTAATATTCTTAGTCAGTTGAGGTGCTCCATATTTGGAGAATACTCTTGTATTTCATCTTGTTTTTTGTAATTTATCCACAAGGAATCTTGCTGTGGTGGATAGAGTATGCAACATAGAACCACAAAGAGGTGAGTCCCTGCCCTACTTCAGAGACTTATTAGCTAGTttaccctggggaagtcactagCTTTATTTTAGCCTTGATTGtgtcattaaaaaaagattctcacaTGTTTGTTATGacgaatgaatgaaataatttattttattcatcttcaaaatttaaattaaatttgaataatttatGATGATGCTGATGGTGATTCCAAAAGTTCTTTTGTTTAGCAAAGAGAGAGGGAAATAGCATACATATATTAAAAGTGCAAGGGTAAAGATAATCTCAtctatgcatgtatacatatactgAGTAAAGGGAAGAATGTCTGGAAAAACCGAAAAACAATTGAGAGGAAAGGAATCTGGAGGAAATTCTCCATATGAAGAAATACTTTTATCATTTCATAAAGGAACATGTTACTTCTATTATTCCTTCCCCCTATGTAATAAGGTCATATGTTTAAGaataatgataaagaaaacacTGGAtcttattcaacaaacatttaatgaagTCTTACAGATATTCTCTTTTTCCATGGTTCATCCCCAAGTATCTTTCAGAATGTAGGAAATTGGCCATGTAGAGAAAAAGTTGCATAAATTTACCATATTCTAAAGATTAAAAGGTTTCTTGTTGTAAAATCCTGAtttctatttagaaaaaaattaaattctgtcTTCATACTATACTGAAGATAAAGGAATATTCTccacaataaaaattaaataaggacAATAAACACTGAGATCATAGTCAGGTTATTTGAGGTGAAATTTGAGAtacattagaaaggaaaaaaaaaaacatgacattGGACAAATTAAACAGGAATGATCAATTCTACCATATCACACATATGTCATTTTTCCTCCCCTATTTATACCTGCTTAAGTAGAGCAGTTCTCTAAGTTTAAGAACATATTATATGAAGTGTTTATATATATGAGCTTAACAtgtttaaaaataggaaatagtaAGAATTACTTTGAGGTAGTCTTTAAAAGTTCTCTTCTTAGAAGGTTCAGAATGAACTCTCCAAATTGTTACCTCTGTTGTCtaattatgaaatgaaatatacactttcatctttttaaagtttcttaaGGAAAAGGGATGAATTCTTTTTGTGCCGTGGCAATAAGTGAGGATTCATCCATCTGTTTTCAAAATGTACTTCTGCAATGGGTATTTAGAGTAAAAAGAGCATTTTTAAGTCTAACAAAGAGTGGATGGCATTCTTATCAATGTCCAAGAATTCAAAGAACGACCTCTCATTCTCCAAGACGTAGCCAATgagaaaattttacatatatatatatatatatatatatatatatatatatatatatatgtatatatatgtatatatgtatctatatctatatctttatctatatctatctatatctttatatctacatatctatatacagTCAAGTTACAATCAGATCCAAAGTGCATCATCAATTAAGCCTGATCTGTTTTCAAGTCAGTCCTTGGCTGAAGTTTGATGCAATAAATGtttcgttgttgttgttgtaggtgaattttttctcttttcctttagttAGAAATTACTTCACAAATTTGATTGGCCCTGAGGTAACTCAAATATTTCTGcggatcaaagaaaataatttttgaatgtaGAAGTTCTTTGTTCATGTTTCCTCTATCAaaacattcatttccaaatattctcatttcaaaatatataaaattattgcaAGCAAAAAAAAGGGTTTGAAATAGTTGAATGTAAgataaaaagcaattaaaagagggaaagaccTAGAATAGAGAAAGTTTGGGAAATGTTTCCTGTAGAAaataggatttttgtgaggacttaaaggaagccaggaaagccagTAGGCAGAGATGAGGTGGAGAACATTCTAAATATGTGGAGAACAAGAGAAAGTGACTGAAATCAGAAGATGGGGCAGCTTGTAGATGGAATATCCAAGCTAGTGTGACTTGATCAAAGACAAGATGAAGGCAAATGAGGAATAAGAGgactagaaaagtaggaagagacttgatacatatgtatatacatcatAAATTTGATATGAAACTATAATATTGAATATCCCTTGTCATTTTTTAtgcttattgaaaaataaaagttttatttaaaagcatttaatttttttaggtttttttttttttgcagggtaaatggggttaagtggcttacccaaggccacatagctaggtaattattaagtgtctgaggccagatttgaactcagctactcctgactccggggccggtgctctatccactgcaccacctagccacctaatTTTTGTTTAAATACAAATACTTTGCTATGACAGAACTGTCTCATGGCATTTTTTACTTCCATATTTCTAAAGGTATAAATGAAAGGATTCAAAAAAGGTGTCAAAACAGTATAAAGTATTTCTACCATCTTATCAAAGGAGAAAGTAGTAGGAGGCCTTACATACTCAAATATGCATGGCACAAATACCAGAAACACAACTGTGATATGGGAACTACAAGTGGACAGGGCTTTATGTCGTCCTTCTGTGCTATATGTCCTCAAGGTATATAGGATCACCCCATAAGATACAAGTaagagggaaaatattaaaatacaaacaaatcCACTGTTGGCTAATACCATAAATCCAATGCCATAAGTATCAGTACAGACCAGTTTCAGTAGAGGGTACAAGTCACACATGAAGTGATTGATTACATTGGGACCACAGAATGGTAATGGTAAAATAAACAACATTTGGATGATAGAGTGAAGGAATCCTCCCACCCAGGCCATTCCTGCAAGGAATAAACATGTACGCCTGCTCATGATGGTCACATAGTGCAAGGGTTTGCAGATGGCTACATATCGATCATAAGCCATGGCTGTGAGAACAATGACCTCAGCACAACCCAAAAAATGTGATGCAAAAACCTGAGTCATGCAGCCTTCAAAGGAGATGGTTTTCTTCTTATAGAAAGAATCAACTATGACCTTGGGAACAATGGCTGATGAGAAACATGCATCTAATAAAGACAGAAATGCCAAGAAAAAGTACATTGGGGAGGCAAAGAGTGAGGGGCTGTTAGTAATAGTCAATACAATAAATAGGTTTCCACCAAGAGTTACAAGGTAGAACAACAAAAACATGATGAATATGATTTTCTGGACTCCTTGATTTTGTGTCAGTCCCAGGAGAATAAACTCAGTCACTTGGCTTTGGTTTTCCATGACTTGGACATGGAATCTGTGTCTTATTGTATATTTAGAATCtgtaaacaagaaataaaaaataattttttattcaagATTGTAATgccatgaaattaaaatgttattttatatgtGTTGTGATCCAAGATCATTCTCAATGTTTCTTTTGGCtttggtgcatatatatgtgattgcagggcagctaggtgctgcagtggatagagcaccggccctggagtcaggaggacctgagcccaaatccagcctcagacacttaataactacctagttgtgtggccttggacacaCCACTTAACGCTATTGCCTTAAAAACTTTTTGTGTAATTGGGCACAAATGTTACAAAACGGTTTCATCAATATGGTGTAGGAAAATTCAACTATTCCCTGAAGAAAATCAATTGTTCAAatgaataacaattttttttttccagacatCACATGTATTCACCCATTTGAGCTTCAGGTATTTGGTTACATAATCAGCAAACTGGCATCTGTATTCACCACAAGCaaaaatttaatcttcacaaaatGCTTTAATAGCAAATGGGAATGGTGACATAAATACATGTGTATTTATCTTTGTGGTGTATAACTTTATATGTACATTTTATAACACTACCTGCTATACTACCACTAAAGTAGAGAAGATATATAAGATTATACGAACTTCTGGTAAATAAATTTCAAGGAATCTATTAAAAACCGGAGAATAAATCATAAGGGTCATGAAAAAGTCACCTCAAGTTGAGTAAATATTGGGATTAATTGAAGGATCTTGGAATACTTTGACTGAAGGGCACAAGAAACATTGTCCTTTATGACTTTCAGTATTTGAGTATTCATAGGCATGAGACAgattagttattatttttgttaaccTTACAGAATAGAAACATGAACAAAAATCCCAGTTTCAATGAAAGAATCCTGTTTGAATTAccaaaatcttcctaaaaatgaAAGCTTTTCAAAATTGGAGTGTGAAATCTTGATAGAGTTGTGCTATCATGAGAGGACTGAAAAGAAAGGCAATCTCTTTGGTGGAGGGAATTTAGTCAAGATTCATATTCATTTATGGATTGTAATGGGaagcctctgaggtctctttgtGCACTTAGATTATATGATCCTTTGATTGCTGTAATAAGccctttctttgctttgaatTAATACAAAATAAGGATAGAGATAGTAAAAATTATTCAGTTATTACAGGTCATAAAGCTATTCATTATTCCATAAAATAACAGAACTATAAAGGTAAAAGAGAGGAGAAACAAGGACAATGtggtaacaagaaaaaaaagtctatttgCATCAAAAGAAGGAAGAGTCTTTGgttatattaaaaaacaacagaaaaaatcaTTATACCAAAAGTCACAATATAGAGGAAACTTCTCTtccatatatacatttaaatggAGAATTGGTTCTTGTGAGGTAGATGCATGAAAAAATTAGCTACCTAAATGattaatagataagaaaatacaaagatgATAAATGCAAATAATGAAATCAGAGACAGCCCaagtacttttaaaattctaGATGTTATTGTACATTTTTTATGAACTGCCTATGTTTCTTAATATTTAACCCAAACTGAACAAAATGAAGATAGATTATTAAATATAAAGGATATAGGTGAGAAAAGCTAGAATCAAGAGGAAAGGATTTCAACAGCCCATGAGATAGTCACTTTATTCCTGGTATTCTTTAAATACTTATAAATATTTAGCAAAGCAAGATGGATATTGGATCTTCTTCACCAGCAAACATTTGTTTAGAGGGCACAACagtatctctcctttccttttaataTGGCCGTAATTCTTAACATTTgcaagaaagaaactgaaatgagAGTAATGAGTGTTGACTTACCAAAATGAAACCCTGAACAAATGATGTTTCCTTCTGTGTCAGAGCCTTATTCTGAAAACCTGAAAACTCTCTTTATGCTAAGACTGCTAAAAGTCAcagaaatttttgttaaaaaaaaaaaaaattaacattcctGTTTTGACCTTTTATTCTACCTGCAGATCATGGAAGTCTCCAGAATGGGAGTCAGCCAATAGAGTCTACCCACACTGAAATCAAAGACAGTTTATATTTTAACAAGACTCTTAAATGTAATAGGAACATGGTAAAACTTGTCTGAGCCATGACAATTGGGAGCTTTTACATTCAATATATCTCACACCTCAATATCTTCTCATATTCTTCTGTTTAGTAGGGGAGCCTCTTGAACATTTCTGAGGATTTAGTGTCTAAATTAAACTTCTGTGGTGACATTCTCTATGCTAATTAACTTATTCAAATGTACCCCATGGCACCCCATAAAGTGCTTTTCCGGACAAATctaagacataaaataaaattcctccCATTTTTTAGATAGAGAAACAGAATATTCTCCATTTCAATTTTCAAAGCTCCATATAAAAAATAAGTTCAATATTGTGGTATAGAGTCTGTGGTTCCATTCCTTTGTTCTCAGGAGGATTGGTTcttcaataaacaaacaaaactggTTGAGtatccaaatatttaaaaaattattggcaaGGTTCAAATGTTTGGGGAATGGCCTCTCCCCCTCCAGGGAACTAAGGAATATCCCTCACAAGAGGATTACCAACACAGAACAATTCTTGCCTCTAGTCAGTGCAAGGACAAATATACATAACCAATTAATCTTTGTCTGAAATGAGGCCACCTTTaacaaaaatgaggagaaaaaaatctttgtcttTAATAATTTGTCTCTCCCAAGGGAGGCCAAACTTGCTCTCTGAATGTGATTGTTTCTAATGGTACTTAAAGGGTGAATTGACCCCTTCAGAAtagagatcatttttattattatattgttatatttttccatttatatgcaaagatagtcttCAGCATTCAGTTATTTGGAAGAACTTGAGGTccatattttctgttttcctccatcctctttatgtcagtgagtaatctgatatggttTCCagatgtacaatcatgtttaacatatttccatattagttatgttgtgaaaaatgaatgagaaataaagggaaaaaggagagaggaaaagaaatcaaaaacagtttttaaaagcaaaatagtgCACTCTGATATGCACTCAGAATccataattgttttgttttgttttttcctgtggATGTGGACTGCATTTTCCAACCTTGaacactgaactgctgagagtagttAATGTCATCAATGTGGATTGTCACACAATATTGCTCTTAATCTGAACAATGTTCTGCTCACTTCGttctgcatcagttcaagcaaatcttCCTGGGATTTTCTGACATCCACATATTCATGATTACTTACAGATCAATAGTACTACACCACATTCATACATCACAATTTGAATAGTCACTTACTAAACTAATGGACATTGACAATTTCAGCCAAGATGGGAGAGGTcaggaattatatttttttaaaaatatttgattcatttatttcctaACATGCAATATAGTTTTCACGAATCATTTTTTACAAGGctttcaattttacatttttctccctccctcccatgcCTCCTCTCTCGCTATGATTCTCCCCAtgatagaaaacaatctaatataggttcttCATGTGCAATtatgctaaaattatattaatcatattgttaaagaaaaatacaaatgaaaagtgggaaaaccatgagaaaactaatagattaaaacaacttttaaaattacaGATAATATGCTTTAGTGTGCATTCAAAGTATGTGCATTCCACAGTTTCTACCCTGAttatggatgatattttcattCACAAGACTTAAAATTTTCTATGATTATTGTTTGGCTGACATGAATAAGTCCATCTTAGTTGCTAATCACTCAATATAGGTGTTACTGTACATAACATTCTTCAGtgtctgctcatttcacttagtatcaattcatgtagggctttccaggcttttctgaagtcacatttctcacattttattttattttttttagcttttgcaaggcaaatggggtaaagtggcttgcgcaaggccacacagctaggtaattattaaatgtctgaggctggatttgaactcaggtactcctgactccaggactggtgctctatccactgcaccacctagctgcccctcactatttcttataaaacaatattattcaattaatgggtatcccctcaatttccaaatctttgaaaagaaaaaaaggagttgttatgaatatttgtGTGGTGTggaattttcatccttttttctgATCGCTTTAGGATACAGGTCTATTAGTTGCATTgatgaatcaaagagtatgcacatatttattgtcctttgggaataattccaaattactctccagaaagcttggatcagttcacaacttcaacaaaaatatattagtaTTCCATGtctcctacatcccctccaatattgatcattattcATTCAAATTATATTTGCCTATCTGAGAAGcatgagttggtacctcagagatgttttcatttgtatttctctaatcaataatggttagagaaatttttcatatcattatagatggctttgatttctttgagtgACCTGTTTACTTataactttgactcagttctctatataccatagtaatgaaagaagaaagattagGCCATTCCCCAAACATTTGAACCTTgccaataatttttctttttgttagaaaatgttttctttgttaagaacactagttataaaaaaaatattttctgttaaCGCTTTCTTATAAACTTAGTTGCATTGgctttgtgcaaaagcttttcaactAAATGTAATCAGTTATTAATTTGTCttctataatgttctctatcttttctttggtcataaactgcttcccttgtgatagatctgacaaataagtTTGCCCTTGTTCTCCTAAATGTCTTATAAGAacccttttatgtttaaatcctgtgcATATTCTGGTACAGGGGGCTAGATATGGTCTATACCTAGGTTCTACTTTATAGTCTTctatttttcccagcagtttttatcaaagaatgagttcttatcccagaagttggaagCTTTATGTaattcaaacagcagattactacagttattttattactttcttttcttctgatctaCCACTCCTTTTCTTAATACAAACTGTTTTGATAACtgagtttaaaaatataattttagatccagaATGTCTAAGActccttcttttgattttttcattacttcccttgatattcatgaccatttttccttcatatgaatttatttactatttttttctagatcaATACAGTAggtttttggaagtttgattagtatagcattgaataagtaattcaatataggtagaattgttattttgatCATCTTAACTCAGTAAACCCAGGAagaattgatatttgcccagctatTTCCATCTAATTTAGTTGCATGAATTGTGTTTTACAGTTGTTTCTGTAGAGTTTCTCAAACTGCTTTAGAAAGTAGaattcaaagtattttatgttgtctacctTTATTGGAATGAAATTTccctatctcttgctgctgtatcttgctagtaatacatTGAAGTGCTAATGACTTTTATGGGTTTCTTTTACATGttacaactttactaaaattgctaattgtcaCAAGCatgtttttatatgtttttttctggAATTGTCTAAATATTCCACcgtatcatctgcaaagtgtgtgagttttgttttttcattaccTATTCAAATTCTTTCAACGTACTTTCTTCTCTCACTGCTAAtgcaaacatttctaaaatattgaataattggTTTTAGTTAGATATTTCTTATTGTTTCAAGgcacacattttttttattcctattctctgTAGTGTTTTTGATAGGAGTGCTGTgcttttgcaaagtttttttt
The Macrotis lagotis isolate mMagLag1 chromosome 3, bilby.v1.9.chrom.fasta, whole genome shotgun sequence genome window above contains:
- the LOC141519056 gene encoding olfactory receptor 4C15-like translates to MENQSQVTEFILLGLTQNQGVQKIIFIMFLLFYLVTLGGNLFIVLTITNSPSLFASPMYFFLAFLSLLDACFSSAIVPKVIVDSFYKKKTISFEGCMTQVFASHFLGCAEVIVLTAMAYDRYVAICKPLHYVTIMSRRTCLFLAGMAWVGGFLHSIIQMLFILPLPFCGPNVINHFMCDLYPLLKLVCTDTYGIGFMVLANSGFVCILIFSLLLVSYGVILYTLRTYSTEGRHKALSTCSSHITVVFLVFVPCIFEYVRPPTTFSFDKMVEILYTVLTPFLNPFIYTFRNMEVKNAMRQFCHSKVFVFKQKLGG